A window of the Cheilinus undulatus linkage group 21, ASM1832078v1, whole genome shotgun sequence genome harbors these coding sequences:
- the jmjd8 gene encoding jmjC domain-containing protein 8, with translation MEHQKVVLYTFTQFILLCFIALNAEQLSDDGGGWSSISDFRLNDEGPCSIDVLDSSLLSYQEFIERYAYSRPVILRGLTDNTKFRSLCSKSSLLEEYGKKRVRLSTANTYSYKKVDVPFQEYVDMFLRPQSVDTLGSDTLYFFGDNNFTEWTSLFEHYKSPPYVLPHTSGAYSFGIAGPGTGVPFHWHGPGYSEVIYGRKRWFLYPPDQEPHFHPNRTTLSWLMETYPHLPEEEAPLECTIRPGEVLYFPDRWWHATLNLDTSVFISTFLG, from the exons ATGGAACATCAAAAGGTTGTGttatacacatttacacaattTATTCTGTTATGTTTCATCGCGTTAAATGCAGAGCAGCTGTCAGACGACGGAGGCGGCTG GTCATCAATTTCAGATTTCAGATTAAATGATGAAGGTCCTTGTAGCATCGACGTGTTGGACAGCTCTCTACTCTCATATCAAGAGTTCATTGAGAG ATATGCCTACAGCAGACCAGTGATCCTGAGAGGCCTGACAGATAACACA aaattcagGTCATTGTGCTCCAAGTCAAGCTTACTAGAAGAATATGGCAAGAAGAGAGTGCGGCTCAGCACAGCTAACACTTATTCTTATAAGAAAG TGGATGTCCCATTTCAGGAATATGTGGACATGTTTTTAAGACCTCAGTCTGTGGACACTCTTGGGAGCG ACACGCTTTATTTTTTTGGAGACAACAACTTCACTGAGTGGACAAGTTTGTTTGAGCACTACAAGTCTCCACCGTATGTTCTACCTCACACCAGCGGAGCGTACAGCTTCGGGATCGCAG GTCCAGGAACAGGGGTCCCCTTTCACTGGCACGGCCCCGGTTACTCTGAGGTCATCTATGGAAGAAAG CGCTGGTTCCTCTACCCACCAGACCAGGAGCCTCATTTCCATCCAAACCGGACCACCCTGTCTTGGTTGATGGAAACGTACCCCCACCTGCCTGAGGAGGAGGCTCCACTGGAGTGCACTATTAGACCTGGAGAG GTGTTGTATTTTCCCGACCGCTGGTGGCATGCAACTCTCAACTTGGACACCAGCGTCTTCATCTCCACCTTCCTCGGTTGA